Proteins from a genomic interval of Coccinella septempunctata chromosome 2, icCocSept1.1, whole genome shotgun sequence:
- the LOC123307721 gene encoding androgen-dependent TFPI-regulating protein-like, whose translation MVENLKIYFHSFVLLTFISGLVWQLINMKDEIPEDRYVADVFEYKERYFTMWNMVLQFIYFSMALSEDVLDTKTCKVELPFSRPTLIRLKAFIFSALAVPGAAFVCVVFWGYYFYDRDLVFPKYAEYFCMLYSNHVAHTSVGVFVLLEFLFIRHHPVISFTSCFLAMTAVHLSYYVVFFYHRFSLGRFLYPVFYNLTWFQVGQVLTMGYVWTLLAAKIGIEVQKYMKVEQIEEKASDVEVKS comes from the exons ATGGtggaaaacctcaaaatatacTTCCATAGTTTCGTCCTCTTGACCTTCATAAGCGGTTTAGTATGGCAGTTGATAAATATGAAAGATGAAATTCCAGAAGATAGGTACGTCGCAGACGTTTTCGAATACAAAGAGAGGTATTTCACAATGTGGAATATG gtgcttcaattcatttatttctcaATGGCTCTCAGTGAGGATGTCCTAGATACGAAAACTTGCAAAGTTGAGCTTCCATTCTCCCGACCAACTCTTATTCGTTTGAAGGCTTTCATCTTTTCTGCATTAGCAGTCCCAGGCGCAGCTTTCGTATGTGTTGTGTTTTGGGGTTATTATTTTTACGATAGGGACTTGGTCTTTCCAAAATACGCAGAGTATTTCTGCATGTTATATTCTAATCATGTGGCACACACTTCAGTCGGTGTTTTTGTCCTGCTGGAGTTCCTCTTCATAAGACATCATCCTGTGATTAGTTTTACGAGTTGCTTCTTGGCCATGACAGCAGTGCACCTCAGTTACTATGTTGT GTTTTTCTACCATCGTTTTTCACTGGGTCGTTTTTTGTATCCAGTATTTTATAACCTGACCTGGTTCCAAGTTGGCCAGGTGTTGACAATGGGATATGTGTGGACTCTGTTAGCAGCCAAGATAGGAATTGAAGTACAGAAGTATATGAAAGTGGagcaaattgaagaaaaagcgTCAGATGTTGAAGTGAAGAGTTGA